In Hevea brasiliensis isolate MT/VB/25A 57/8 unplaced genomic scaffold, ASM3005281v1 Scaf236, whole genome shotgun sequence, the genomic stretch CAATGTTGTCTTGTATTAACCGCCCTCTTTGATCTCTTTGCCAATCGCCTTGCTTATACACCATCAAGAATATTCTCTCCCTGCACATCCTGTTAGACTTCTTCAACGCCAAAAAGGTTCACCAGCAGGGGTGGACGCAGGAATGGAGGGGTCAACATTTAAATATCAATTTATTTCACTATCATATATAGCATATTAAAAAAAGAGCCCAGTATGTCAAGAAAATTATCTATAATTGAATTTATAGTAACCTTTTTagcaatttttttaatatatatacaaTAAGCAGTTGAAGAGAACTTTATCGTCAATTGACAAATGTCATTTAATTATAAATGATACACACGTTTCTTTTGATCTAAAATTGCACTAAGAATAAGTAATTATATTATATGATTATTAAACTTATTGTTTAAGAAATTGTGAGTCAAACACATcattgaaaatatcataaaatagattttaaaagtttaagtgtgtataaagatatttttaaattaattatagttttaaataataatttataattactataataaataacaactaaaaattttgactctatagaaataaaagaaataaatgcaaatttttatgcataaaaaaatagatttttaagttttaatatttaattattttcataattagttgtaaaattaattttaaatattaaatttgattATTCTTGTTAGAGACACTTATAAAATTAAtcaccaaaattaaaatttttgataatttaaatataaaaattattaaaactttaatttcTTTAAAGGAGAAGCTTaacatataatttaaaaaaaaaattagcgaaggggggcggggggggggggtggggtgtGGTTGGGGGTGGTGGTGGAGGATGGGCGGTGGCGTGGGGTGAGGCCAGGCCCCCTCTTATCATGCACCCACGTCCGCCCCTGTTCACCAGATAACCAATTTCACAGCTTTGGCCGCCATCATGTTCAAGCAACAAGATTTGCATCCTCGATTTCTTTAACATCACTAATATTAAGGCAAGGAAGGCAATATTAAGACTGAAGGACAATGATGTCTACTAGTGGGTCTTGCTGCATCTGTAGATCTTGCTTGGGACGCGAATTGGTAAGAGTGAGTATTCAgtttaaatcgaatcgaatcaaattaaattaaattataaaaattgaattataaattttagaaatcgaatcgaaatagatgaaaaattgaatcgaatcgaatcgctctatttcggttcgattcgattcaaaccgatcagttttgatttttaattgattttttaatttagacttgtttTCCAAGTTATTTAATCTGATTTTGAcattgatttgaacctaataactattaataaatgaaattaaacaatttatatatatatatatatataattacatataatttataaatttcccataaaaataaatcaattcaaaaaatcaataaaactattccgttcagttcggtttaatcgattttttctctttaaaactaAACCGAAcctaaataaccgaaatttttataatataaaactgaatcaaaccgaattatttttaaaaaccaaaccaaattactgAATTAAGGCAGTTCGtttcagtttgaaccgaataaTGCTCACCCCTAGCAGCAAGAACTGATAGTGAGCAATGAGAACTACTTGGGTGCTCCCTGCTTCTGCACTTTACACCCTGcttcattttcaaaatttaagttgATTCTAAAGTTTTGAAGGAGGGAAGAATAAATTTTGGCTTTGATTTtagttttaggtttgcttgttTAGTGAATCAAAGATTTTGAAAGAGCAGATAAATGATGGATTTTTGTTTATGATGGATTTTTGTTttacttttaaataattttaattttatataaaataatatattatttatatatattaatatttttaatattattacataaaaataatatataataaattttttgcCAAAAGgtggaatgaaattcattaatagcAAGACTTAAAGCCTGATTTTAGTGAGAGAGGTCCAAACAGAAAGCACATTGCAACTAGTCTAtaggaccaaaaaaaaaaaacccaaggtTCAACATAAGTCTAGCTAACAAAACATCCCAATCCATATAGGCAAAGGCAAGTAGAAACCCCTAGTTAAGGTGGGTTGCACTTGAACCCATGAACCTAAAAGCAGATGAGGCACAAATGCTACAAAGACGAACCATCCCACTCAAACACTTGCACCTTCATCGGATTTCAATCATCAACAGTCTAATTCATAGGAACAAAAGGCAACAAGCTAAATTTCACACAAAAACTTGAAGCACAAGACTAGGATAACATAGAAATCATAGGCCCATGGGAGAACATCAAGAGATGAGGAGAGCCTAGATGGCGTGTCACTCTCTTAGCCGTGAGGGACAGCACAATCCAGCACTTCTACCCTCAGGTTTCCCAACTCCACTGCTTGAAGCACTACCTCAGGGCCCAGAGAAACTTTCACTACATAGAATCACAAAGCTTCACATCAGGATCAAACTAAGTAGAGAATAGTGTTGGTGGGCTTTTTGGTGTCTCACTCGTGCCTTTAAACCGACCCCTTAAATTGCACCTCGCGAGCTACCACCCCCAAATGAGACCGTTTTCCTTGCCATGCTAGAATAGAGTACCCTACCAACTCAGAAAGCTTAAATGGATATCACAAACTAGAAAAACACACATACAATTGACTAATTGAGGCTGCCCAGGTCTAAAGAAAACCTTTCAATGTTATAAGCTCAGGACTTGCAAAAATCAAAATCTTATACACAATCCACCCAAAAGGGACCCACTATTAGGCGGATGAGGAGGAAGAGaagcagtgcattggtagaagATGGAGGGACTAAAACCTAGTGcaaaaagaaatagaaaaaaataaaatagtttttACCCTAATTATAATTACCCTAACCTCCACAAAGTTCATACCCATATTTAATTAGAGTATTACTAATTTAGGTTTAAATGAAAAGTTTAAAAGCCTAATTTAGATAAAAAGATTTTAGATTGATTCATTTAAACATGTGAAAAAAACTATAGACATATTTAAACTTTATTTCACTACAAGTATTTACCCAAAtacaaatgaattttacaaacgaATAtcacaataaaaaaaagaaattgttcAATTTACAAACGGATTGAAAATCTGTTTGTAAatctaaaacttttttttttttaagtaaaacaATTTACAAATGGATTGAAAATCTGTTTGAAATCCATTTGCAATTTATAAACAGATTTTCAATCCATTTGCAAGTTtctgaataaaaaataaaactaagattTACAAATGGATTTGAAAAATCCATTTGTAAATTGCTTTgcttaaaaaaaaagttttagaTTTACAAATAGATTGCAAATCTATTTGTAATTTGCAAATAGAttctaaaacttttttttttaaagtaaagcAATTTATAAATAAATCAGCTTGCAATTTACAAATGGATTTAAAATCCGTTTGTAAATCTAAAACTTATTTTTTTAAGTATAGCAATTTACAAATAGATTGGAAATCTATTTGTTTATAACCTATGGGTGCAGGATCGACTTCAACCAACTTAGGGTGGGGCAAACAATCAAGCCATGAAGCAAGTGTAGTTGTAGTGAGTAGAGTCTGGAAACTAAGCTCTAAAAGCTGATGTTCATCCACTCATTGACTCAGCCCTTAGTAGGTGCGTAGACAGAAATGATAGTAATCTTGCCTCAACGTGGAGGCTTCTCTCCGGGTGTTCATTGACTTTTTGCTTATGTTGAATTTTACAAACAGATTCCAAAAACCGTTCGTAAATTTAAATAGAACAAATCtgccatttttttaaaaatcctgCCTTTAATTTTAACTACAAATGGATTACAAAATCCGTTTGTAACTGTTTGCAAATTTTGGTAAATTTTGAAGGGAAaaattctgtttttttttttttttttaacattacaAATGGATTCAAAATCTGTTTGAATTTACAaagattttaaatttgtttgtgaAAAATTACAAACAAAGGGTTATATGAACCATTTTTGTTCGGtttgtaaaataattttacaaatgGATTTTTCTACATTATCAAAAGAAAAATCTGTTTATAATCTGGAAAAATCTTGTAGTGTTTCAATTAACGTCAATTATCAGTTACATGAGATGAGGATAACTATACATTCAACAAGATATTGAGCTAGCTAACCGATAAACCTTATCATCTACTCTCTTTGGATGGCCCAAATCGTATCTCTCCCATTGCCGACTCCTATATGTCATATATCACCTGTGGCTTCATTCATGAGTTCCTAATTAGAACTTGACGCGCAAAAGCACCAGGTTTATATCAAGAATGGCTAACGAGAACAAAGTAAGCCTGCAGATCGACAGGAAAGCGAACGAGGTCCATTTTGCAGAAGATGGAAAAGATTTTGTGGATTTCCTCTTCACCCTCCTTTCGTTGCCAGTAGGTACTGTAATTAGGCTGCTCAAAAAACCAGCAATGGTTGGCTGTATAGGAAATGTTTGTGAAAGCCTTGAAAACCTCAATGAAGCTTACATGCAACCATATCAAAGTAAGGATTCACTTCTGAAACCCACTGTGCGATTAACCCAGCTCGCAAATGTGCCTCTCTTGCTGCCTATACAGCCATTTATTGGCACTGACGTTTATTGGCACTAATAAAAGTAATACATCAGCTAGTAATACAGCAACTAGTAGTAATGAGGGAGGCTTTGTGAAGGGTCTGGTTACGTACATGGTCACAGATGATTTTCAGTGTCACCAATGTCAATGATCTCTGGTGTTGCTCTGCTGAACAAGTTTAGTGTTAAGGGTTTTTGTGGACTAAACGAGAAAATGGTTGAGTTTGGCATTGATGAGGCACGTTTAACTTCAACTTATTACACTTAGGATTTTTTTTAATAGTCTATCAGGAGAATCAATTGCCCATTAGCACGCAATTGAGAGCCAGCTTTTGGTTCAAATCACTGATTTAGAGTGATTTGTAACTAATATTGGTTTTAGCCCTTAATTGTGTTTCTTTAGCAGGGTCTGGAATTGTTGAAGGCTTCTCTCCAGTCAAAAGCAGCTCTTACTAATGTCTTCCTCGCTAAGAATGAGATCAAGGATAAATGCTCCTGAACCAAATTGAAATTATGTTGGATGTATATGATATTTCCTAATTCTAATTATccttattttgagggagattatAGTTTGTAATTAATGTAATGGCATTTCTTTtggctatgcactagaatctctttagaGTTAATGCTTTTCCATTGAAAACTCTTTCTTAAACCCACTTacaattcatatatttaataagtaaatgCTATCAAATATGGTCTATTTTATATTCATGATAGACTAGGTGTAGGTAAGAAAATTCTCGGTGAACAAGCTTTGGTGACAAACTTCTCTCCTAAGCAATAAGTTGTGATTGATCTGAGTGTGTACCATTGCAATTCCAAATAGGACACTGATGGACGTCTTAAAAAGTCGAAAAGTTTTCATAACAGTGcttgtttcttcttctttcttcttcttcattttcagcAACTTTCCAATGTTCGCTTTCATGTGAAGagatcttcatttttttttttaacatgatTTTCTTATATTAATTTGTAGTATCCCATGTGGGAGGGACACAAAAGTGGCTAAAGGGTTTAAATAATTCCTAATTCAACTattaaaataacttaattaaaattttggactCTTAATTTAGAATtcaaatttatttgaattaattaaatttggGTGTtacataatattaattaattgctcatataattttctttttcaattaaatttaattattataaattattttagttgCTCAGACATCTGCATTTAACCTGTATAATACTTTCTAGCTAACCTGTTTCAATCTGATATTGAAAATATATCATTCACTTGGTAATTTCGAGTCTATACTCCCTAATCtccttctaaaaaaaaaaaatttccccaTGTAATGACAAATGCCACGAATTAATGAGGAGTTAAGCATCGAGTTTCCAATTGAATTTtagctaaaattaaaaaaaaaaaactatatattATTCACCTCATATTTTTAAAAAAGTAATGCcagaaatatttaattaaaattttattattaaattattatttttttaatcactgCATTTTACATACAATcataacattaattaaaattttgcattaacaatatataatattttttattaatgatattgtattatataaataaaattaaaattaatttgtgCATCTTATGGTTGAAAAGGATGAAAAGAAGGAAGTTAAAAAAGACAAGAATGACAAtatctttaataaaaaaaaaaagtgagtgACCAAaaagttagaaataaagctaaagagaaaagaccaaatataagagaaagagaaagagagacaAAGGGAAGCAAAGTGAGTCCTGAGTCATCCGTCGTCCTTAGCTCCTTCCAGGCTAAGTTcttgaaaattaagaaaaattttcatatatatatatatatatatatatatatatatatatatatatataaagccatATATACTCTAATTAAAATGTGaaatgataaaatatttttttcagggtttttaaaaaataaaaataaaaaggaaaatttggattcatttttaattttatcaatttaatttatcaattttaatattCCTTTAGTTTTAGCAATCGGGTTAATTGACAGCTAAGGTTAATCTTTTAATAAttagaaatttataaatttagataGCACATTAGACCAGttaatttattttgtaaaaaataatttatatataaaaatatttttcatgaaaaatatttttaaaataatattttttatgaaaatattttacaTTGTTGGTTGCAATTTGATTGTTGAACTAacggtgtgtatatatatatataaaagtgttattatattttttgtttacttatatttttagtatattaaatattaaaaaatgcaaaaaaatattttttaaataaaaaatattttttgtgaaacatcgcaaaaaataaaaaaatattttttgtgaaaCAATGCAGCCATAAGAACAATAACAGTAATGGTGATCaattattatgtttaattaaaaatatatatatttcaaagaaTTATGAATCCCATAAATTTAGAAAatgtattttttaatataatcagCGTTTTTAAGTGAGCTAATCGGGATACCTGTGCAAAATTGAAAGTAATGTTAAAGtttataattaaattgataaaattaaaaagttagattattaaaattgaaaatttataaaaggatttatatttttttgaaaaaaaattaaaggttcaGATTTTATTTATGACAAAtatgttttttatttaattaaatagatcataaataaattaatattcacATTGCTCTTTCTTCTctagtaaataatttttatttagtacaatcaatatacatatgTCGATCTTGTTATACATATAACGACGATTTTGTTATAATCTTGATGGGATATATGCAAGAACGTTACAACTGTTGAACATACGTTACTTTCAGTTACCTTCTATTGCCCACTTCTATATATATCACCTCTGGCTTCATTCACAACTCCGTAGGTGTTTAGCTAGGAACTTGACGCGCCAAAGCATAGGTACATTCATCTCCTTCTGCCTTTTATGGTCAAATATATGTCTCTCCTCTCGATAATTAAATCATTCTCTTTCttggaagaaaaaaataattagattaaCTATATGTGTCTGTAAATACAGATATCGTGCTATATATCAATTAAGAATGGCTGCCGAGAACAAAGTAAGCTTGAAGCTATTGATCGACAAGAAAGCGAACAGAGTCCTTTTTGCAGAGGCTGGAAAAGATTTTGTGGATTTCCTCTTCGCCCTCCTGTCTTTGCCTGTAGGAACCATAATTAGGCTGCTCAAAAAACCAGCAATGGTTGGCTGCATAGGAAATCTTCACGAGAGCCTTGAAAACCTTGATGAAGCTTACATGCAACCATATCAAAGTAAGGATTCACTTCTGAAACCCACTGTGCCGTTGAGCCAGCTGGCAAATATGCCTCTCTTGCTGCCTGACATTGATCATCTCCAACCTGGGGCAAGACGAAAGGTGTATGGTTGTTCTAATTATCACCACCGGTGTGTTACTGATCGGAAAGATGCTCCTTGTAGTTACTGCAATGCACCAATGACCTTTGAACCGCAGTTTATTGTTATCAATGATAATAATACAGCAAGTGGTAGTGAGGGAGGTTTTGTGAAGGGCTTGGTTACGTACATGGTGACTGATGATTTGTCAGTGTCACCAATGTCAATGATCTCCGGTGTTGCTCTGCTAAACAAGTTTAGTGTTAATGGTTTTAGTGCACTTAAGGAGAAAACGGTTCAATTTGGCATTGATGAGGCATGTTTAATTTCAACCCATTATATTAAcaatttgtttcttttttcttcATTTATTCCAATAGCAGCATGAACATTAAGCAATATAGCATGCAATTAATATTGGTTTTAGTCCTTAATTGCGTTTCTGTTGCAGGGTCTGGAATTGTTGAAGGCTTCTCTGCAGTCAAAAGCAGCTCTTACCACTGTCTTCCTTGCTAAGGATGAGATCAAGGATGCTGCAGCACCAAAATGAAACTGTGTTGGACATATGTATGATCTTTACTAATGCTAATTAACCTTGTTTTGAGGGAGGTGATATTTAGTTACTTACTGTTGTCAATTGCCATGCCGTCCCTTCTATATAATTAAGAGTATATTGATCTTGTTTTTGCACTGCCTTGGCTGTCAGTATTTTGCTTGATAACCTTTTGTACTGATAAGGCCTGTTGTGTCCTTCaaccaaaaggaaaaaaaagatcaGAACTTAAATTCAGCTAGTTGAACCATGTTGTGGAAATTTTGCTGAAGTCTCAAATAGCATCCTATTAATAAGCAATGCTGTTACagagcacacacacacacatcacTGTCAGATACAATTTCCATGAATACCTGTTTTGGCAATTCTTGGACATATTGGGTCCAACTTGGCCTATCCATGTCGACAACAGAATCAGTCTTACACAACCTAACCAAATTTTATAAATAGTTTTAGATCAGCAAACATTAAAAGCAATAAACAGAGATCAGAGTATCAATTTTGCTAGTAAATTACATGGCAAAAGGATATAGATATGACACCACCTTGTTCCACCTTGATGGGATGATTATGAACAGTAGCAAACATGCCCACCTCCCCAAAAGGCTCTTACATCCACCTATCACATGGTGTTGCTTCCCATGTGACCTTCAATTGTGAGGGACCATGTCTTCCTCTGAATATATATATAGTCCAGCTATTTAGCCTTACTAACCATCACAGGGTTAGCATTCACACTCAAAAATCTCAAGTTCTCCTCCACTTTCTCCCATAAATCTTTCCATTCATTTTATAGAGTAGCAAGATGATCAGTAACAAGAAACTGCTTAAATTGTCAAGGAAATGGCAAAAGCTGGCTGCAATCAAGCGAAAGAGAATTACATTGCCACAAACCATTGGAATTACTAATACTAGCAACTGCAGCACATCACCAATGTCTGAAAAGGGCCATTTTGCTGTGTATTCAGCAGATAAAAAATGTTTCCTTCTTCCATTAGAATATCTTAAAAATGAAATCATCAAACAGCTGCTCAACATGGCAGAAGAAGAATTTGGATTGCAAAACAAGGGGCCTCTCACACTGCCATGTGACACAGAGCTTATGGGATATGCATTTGGTTTGATCAAACAGCAGGCTACTAGAGATGTTGAGAATGCTTTCTTGACATCCATATCTAGCTATTGTTTTTCACTGTCTTTCTGTCTGCAAGATCAAGTAACTAGCAACCAGTTACCAATTTGCAGTTTTTGAAGAGTTATAATTAGATTTGTAAATAACGCACACAATAGCGTATTTTCATACAATTTATCAAAAGtctcaaaatatttttcatgcttaTTTTTGTCCAATATGCATTAAGCCCATCAGCTGAAAATGCAAAATAACATGCTCATGCTCTACACTCGACATTACTAACAGAAATCCAAATTCTTAAAACCTCAAAAAAAATCTcccattaatttataaaattttctcctAAAGCTTGGAGGCCTTGTGATTTGTGACCTTGTAGTGTCCTTGAACCAGAAGACAAAATGAGAATGCAAACAATACTCATCTTCACTATAGGAAATAAGTTGTTAAACATAAATAACTATGCTAACAACCCAAGGTATCTCCCCTGAATTAACTAACCACCTATTTCTACATTGAAAATAACAAGAGCACAGGGAAAGCTACATGATATGGAATGTCCCAACTCCCAAACCTTTTTACTATATTTACTACCCACTGCTTTTCCATTTACTGATCAACTCAATATTGTCTTAAGATCTAAATATCTTCTTCCAACATAGAACAAGAAGCATGATTAGCCCAAAGAAGCTCATCAAAATTGCAAGAAAGTGGCAAAGGAGAAGTGCCATGAGGAGGAATAGAATTTCTTTTCCTAAGATCAACACCAACAGAAACGCTAAATCTTCTAATACATCAACTTCAACTACTACAGGAAATTTTGTTATCTACACCAGAGATCAAAAGCGATTTACTGTTCCTCAAGCATATCTCAACAATAACATCATGAAAGAGCTATTGAAGATGTCTGAAGAAGTGTATGGGCTATCAAGTTAAGGTCCTATCAAATTGCCATTTGATGCTGTGTTCATGGAGTATGTGGTTTCAATCATCAAAAAGGGTTTAGTTAAAGACAAAGAGAAAGCTTTGCTTATGTCTATGGAAACCAGTTGCTGCTCAACATCTGTTGGTTTACATCAAGGACATACGAGTCAACAACTGCTCATTTTTGCTTATTGAAGTAGTTCAATTTTGTAACTGATCCTTATTACAGTGTAATATATGTGTTAAATCATTCAGCAATTCATAATGGAAAATAGATTATGTCAAATGAAAAACATCAGCGGCTAAAATGATTATATGGGACTTCATGTAATCCAACAATGTTGATGTAAAGACACGAGTGTCTGCTTGGAGAAAATTGTCAAAAGTATGATAGGAAACTCATTCAACATATTGAAGTATTGCTGGAGTTGATGAGATTTAGTAGATAAAAATATATGTGTATGAGTAAAGAAACAGCCATACCCAAGCATGGTGCAAGTATGGGCTATGTTAACTAAAGAAAGCATTCTTTCCATATAAAAGGAAGAGAGTGCTGCTGCTGGAAATAGTGAGTGTTGCTGCTGGAAATAGAGAGAGCATAGAGGCTTTGAGAGAGCTGAAAAGAGAGTTTTAGAGAGTTAAGAAAATAAGGAGGAAAAGGATGAAAAAAATCTTTAAATTTGTATATGTAAATCCTCTGTTTTACTAAtgaatttatgtttttttttctcTCCTATTGTTCTAGCATAAATCTGTTCTTAGTTTTTCTTCCTTCAAATCCAACAAGTATGCTATGCTTCTTCATAAACCTAGTTGAATTCCAGAAACTGATTCATCTCAATATGCCTTCAGTGTCTATATATTACTTCTATGTGTTTCATTTTAATGTGTCTACTTGTTCATTTACAAATTTACAAACCATTATTTTAGGCATATCAATAGCAGACAAATGGCAGCGAGTAAAACAAATAAGAACCTAACAGAACAACATTGAAAAGCTGATTAACAAAAATGCTGGTTTGAGTTAGTAAGGAATACTAAGTAGAATGCGATTAACACCAAGAGAAGAGGAGAAAAACAAAATTTTCTCAATATTACTAAGCAAGTTACAGCTTAGGATTTGATTTATAGTGATAAAGTTAGTCCGTAACCAAATATGAGATACAAGTAAAGAAACAGCCATACCCAAGGATGGGATGACTATCAAACATAAGCAAAAAGAGGCTCTCACAGTCGCCTATTACATGGTGTTCCTTCCCATGTAACCCTGCATTGTGGGAGCTCCATGAAAGAGACTCTTGTCTCCCATGT encodes the following:
- the LOC131176774 gene encoding uncharacterized protein LOC131176774; translation: MAAENKVSLKLLIDKKANRVLFAEAGKDFVDFLFALLSLPVGTIIRLLKKPAMVGCIGNLHESLENLDEAYMQPYQSKDSLLKPTVPLSQLANMPLLLPDIDHLQPGARRKVYGCSNYHHRCVTDRKDAPCSYCNAPMTFEPQFIVINDNNTASGSEGGFVKGLVTYMVTDDLSVSPMSMISGVALLNKFSVNGFSALKEKTVQFGIDEGLELLKASLQSKAALTTVFLAKDEIKDAAAPK
- the LOC131176776 gene encoding auxin-responsive protein SAUR68-like; amino-acid sequence: MISPKKLIKIARKWQRRSAMRRNRISFPKINTNRNAKSSNTSTSTTTGNFVIYTRDQKRFTVPQAYLNNNIMKELLKMSEEVYHQLYTSLVAEKSHSVVYSADKKRYLFPLEYLNNDMIKKLINMEEEEPELQSMRPLTTYGICNCFDQTAGY
- the LOC131168743 gene encoding auxin-responsive protein SAUR68-like gives rise to the protein MISNKKLLKLSRKWQKLAAIKRKRITLPQTIGITNTSNCSTSPMSEKGHFAVYSADKKCFLLPLEYLKNEIIKQLLNMAEEEFGLQNKGPLTLPCDTELMGYAFGLIKQQATRDVENAFLTSISSYCFSLSFCLQDQVTSNQLPICSF